In the genome of Cydia strobilella chromosome Z, ilCydStro3.1, whole genome shotgun sequence, one region contains:
- the LOC134754648 gene encoding dnaJ homolog subfamily C member 5 translates to MDKRKLSTAGDSLYQILEVPKTATADDVKKSYRKLALKYHPDKNPNNPDASERFKEVNRAHTILSDATKRNIYDNYGSLGLYIAEQFGEENVNAYFVVTSTWCKALFIVCGILTGCYFCCCLCCCCNCCCGKCKPRPPEESGDYHTLERDDSDGVAAVTVQPGGEGRPSGKQAPPIAMPAPPDAGSSEPAPASYGASENTGLNTGSSIPKYT, encoded by the coding sequence ATGGATAAAAGGAAACTATCAACAGCCGGAGACAGTCTCTACCAAATACTTGAAGTGCCCAAAACTGCTACAGCCGATGATGTCAAGAAAAGTTACCGGAAATTGGCGTTAAAATATCACCCCGATAAAAATCCCAATAATCCAGATGCTTCGGAAAGGTTTAAAGAAGTAAACCGCGCACATACTATATTGAGCGATGCGACGAAGAGAAACATTTACGACAATTACGGCTCGCTCGGGCTGTACATTGCGGAACAGTTCGGCGAAGAGAACGTGAATGCGTATTTCGTGGTAACGAGCACCTGGTGCAAGGCGCTGTTCATCGTATGTGGTATTCTGACGGGCTGCTACTTCTGCTGCTGCCTGTGCTGTTGCTGCAACTGCTGCTGCGGGAAGTGCAAGCCGCGCCCGCCAGAGGAGTCGGGCGACTACCACACGCTGGAGCGCGACGACTCGGACGGCGTGGCGGCCGTGACCGTGCAGCCCGGCGGCGAGGGCCGCCCGTCCGGCAAGCAGGCGCCGCCGATCGCCATGCCCGCGCCTCCCGATGCCGGCTCGTCAGAACCGGCGCCTGCTTCCTATGGCGCCTCCGAAAATACTGGCCTGAACACAG